CCGATAAGCTGCTGCAGCAGATCGATGCCGAGGACATGGAATTTCACGCCCAGGCCTTTCTCGCCGTGCTCCTCCGCCTGTGGCCGGATCGCGACCGAAAGGAGCTTCTGGCGATCGCCCGGCTGACGATGCAGCTCCTTGCCGCCGCCGTGCGTTATGCCGTTTCGCTGGATGCGGAAGAGGGTGACGAGGCAATTGTCCTGTTCAAGAAGATGCAGGGACCCGATATCGGCCGTCTGTTGCGCTAATACGATCGTCCAGCGTCTGGAAACTCAGGCCTCTTGCTGCTATTCCCGCAGGGAACCGAGCCGAAGGAGAGCCGCATGATCCAGACCACGTTTCCCGACCGCGCCGTGATGGCCGAACTGGTGGCCAAGATGCTGTGGGAGATCAAGGCGGTGCATTTCAATGCGGGAGCGCCCTACAAGCTCGCCTCCGGCATGGCGAGCCCGGTCTATATCGATTGCCGCAAGCTGCTTTCCTTCCCGCGCATCCGCTCGACGGTGATGGATTTCGCCGCCAGCACCCTGTTGCGCGATGCCGGCTTCGAGCAGTTCGATTGCATCGCCGGCGGCGAGACCGCCGGCATCCCCTTCGCCGCTCTGCTGGCCGATCGCCTCGGCCTGCCGATGATCTATGTCCGCAAGCAGCCGAAGGGCCATGGCCGCAATGCCCAGATCGAGGGCAATATGCCGGAAGGCTCGCGCGTGCTGGTCATTGAGGACCTGACGACGGCCGGCGGCAGCATGTTCAAGTTCATCGAGGCCGTCCGTGCCGCCGGCGGCGTCGTCGATCACGGCATTGCGCTGTTCTTTTACGGCATTTTCGGCGACCAGCGCTTTGCCGATGGCAAGGTCCGGCTGCATCACATCGCCACCTGGCGTAATGTCCTGGCCGTCGCCAAGGCGCAGAAGCTGTTCGACGACAAGACGCTTGAAGAGGTCGAAGCCTTCCTCGATGCGCCGCTGGCCTGGTCGGGACGGAATGGTGGCGTAAGTGAGCTTTCGCTCTAGTCAGTTGACAAAAGCTCACTTAATCGGTTGATGAACGTATAAGTCTGTTGGGAGGAATTCGATGATTTTGTGCTGCGGCGAAGCCTTGATCGACATGCTGCCGAGGGACACGACCCTTGGTGAAAAGGGCTTTGCCCCCTATGCCGGCGGCGCCATCTTCAATACCGCCATCGCGCTCGGCCGCCTCGGCATCCCCACCGCCTTTTTCACCGGCATTGCCGACGACATGATGGGCGAGATCCTGCTTGCGACGCTGAAGGCAGCCAATGTCGATTACAGCCCCTGCGCCATCACTCCGCGCCCCTCGACCATCGCCTTCGTCAAGCTGGTGAACGGCCAGGCGACCTACGCCTTCTACGACGAGGGCACGGCCGGCCGGATGATCACCGAGGCCGACCTGCCGATCCTTGGCGATGATTGCGAAGCGCTGCATTTCGGCGCAATCAGCCTGATCCCCAGCCCCTGCGGCGAAACCTATGAAGCGCTGCTCGACCGCGAAGCCGCAAGCCGCGTCATCTCGCTCGACCCGAACATCCGTCCCGGTTTCATCAAGGACAAGCCGGCGCATATGGCCCGCATCAAGCGCATGGCCGCCAAATCCGACATCGTCAAATTCTCCGACGAGGATCTCGACTGGTTCGGTCTGACCGGCGACCACGATACGCTCGCCGCCCACTGGCTGAACCACGGCGCCAAACTGGTCGTCATCACCAAGGGCGCCGAAGGCGCCTCCGGTTATACCAAAGAGCGCAAGGTGACGGTGCCGAGCCAGCGCGTCACGGTCGTTGATACGGTCGGCGCCGGCGATACCTTCGATGCCGGCGTGCTGGCCTCGTTGAAGATGGACAATCTGCTGACCAAGGCCCAGGTCGCCTCGCTCGACGAGCAGGCGCTCCGCAACGCCCTCACCCTCGGCGCCAAAGCCGCCGCCGTCACCGTCTCCCGCGCCGGCGCCAACCCGCCCTGGGCGCATGAGATTGGGCTTTAAGGGAGCTTCCGCCCCCATCTGCTGCCGCCAACGCCCTTCGGACCCTCGCAAGCGGGGCGAAGGGATATGGCCGCGACCTCTCGATTCCCTTCGTCTCCTTAGCGGCGGACCTCGGATGGTATTTCATCCGGCTGCTGGCAAGGCTCGGTCTGGCTTCGGCGATCAAGCTCCCGCACACAATCGTGCCACGGCGAGGCTTGAGGCGCGTCGACGTATCCGAGACTGCCGGTGGCAATCATTCGCCATATCACGCGGCGGGTCAGGCGGAATCTCGCCCATGAGTGCGTTATCCTCTCCAACAAGCCGTAAATCGCACGATGAAGCCTTGGCAAGCTTTCGAATCGTGCTTTAGGTTGCGGCCCGAAAAGCAAACGGGTCGAACAAAAGATGCGCCTTACAGACTGCTATAATTTTCACGATTTCCGGCGCATGGCCAAACGGCGTCTTCCCGGACCGATCTTCGACTATATCGATGGCGCCGCCGATGATGAGGTGACCTATCGGCGCAATACGGCGGCCTTCGAGAATTGCGACCTGGTGCCCGACGTTCTCAGGGGAGTGGCCGAGGTCGACATGTCGGTGACGGTCATGGGGCAGAAGCTGGCCATGCCGGTCTATTGCTCGCCGACGGCGCTGCAGCGGCTTTTTCACCACCAGGGGGAGCGAGCGGTCGCGGCGGCGGCGGCAAAACACGGCACGATGTTCGGCGTCTCCTCGCTCGGCACGATCAGCCTGGAAGAAGCCCGGCAGATCAGCGACGGACCGCAGATCTATCAGTTCTATTTCCACAAGGACCGCGGCCTCAACCACGAGATGATGGCGCGGGCGAAAAATGCCGGCGTGCAGGCGATGATGCTGACGGTCGACAGCATCACCGGCGGCAACCGCGAGCGCGACAAGCGCACCGGTTTTGCCATTCCCTTCAAGCTCAATCTCGCCGGCATGACCCAGTTCGCCATTAAGCCTTCCTGGGCGATCGACTGGCTGACGCATGAGCGCTTCCGGCTGCCGCAGCTCGAAAACCACGTCAAGATGGATGGCGGCTCGCTGTCGATCAGCCGATACTTCACCGAAATGCTCGACCCGTCGATGTCCTGGGATGACGTGGCGGAGATGGTGCGCGCCTGGGACGGACAGTTCTGCCTGAAGGGCATCATGTCGGTCGAAGACGCCAAGCGCGCTGTCGAGATCGGCTGCACCGGCATCGTGCTGTCAAACCATGGCGGGCGCCAGCTCGACGGCTCGCGCAGCGCTTTCGACCAATTGGCCGAGATCGTCGACGCCGTCGGGGATCGCATCGACGTCATGATGGACGGGGGCGTGCAGCGGGGAACGCATGTTCTCAAGGCTTTGTCGCTCGGGGCAAAGGCCGTCGGCCTCGGCCGCTACTATCTCTTCCCGCTTGCCGCCGCCGGACAGCCCGGCGTCGAACGGGCGCTGCAGACGATGCGCACCGAGATCGAGCGCGACATGAAGCTGATGGGCTGCACCACGGTCAGCCAACTGAGCCGGCGGAACCTGCGCTTCCGCTCCTGAGCGGGGGCGGCGGCGTCCGCCCCTCATCCGGCTGCCGCCACCAACCGGGGTCGAGCCGCTGGTCTCGACCCGTCCTTCGGACCCCCGTAAACGGGGCGAAGGGGAACAAGCCGCGCCCTCTCGTCCCCCGCCTACATCACGTATGGCACGTCCCCTCGCCCCGCAAGCGGGGAGAGGGTTAGGGTGAGGGGCAGTCCAGAACACTTACTTCGCAAGCTTTGCCAGCGCCGCAACCAGGCCCTGCGTCGATGAGTCGTGCGATGCGGCACTCTCCTTGCCCTCGACAACCGGCAGCAGGCCCGTTGCCAGTTCCTTGCCGAGTTCGACGCCCCACTGGTCGAAGGAGTTGATGCGGAAGAGCACGCCTTCGACGAAGACGCGGTGTTCGTAAAGCGCGATCAGGCGGCCGAGCGCGTAAGGGGTGAGCTTGTCGTAGACGAAGGTGATCGACGGACGGTTGCCGGTGAAGACGCGGTGCGGGGCGATGAAATCGGCCTTTTTGCCGTCCATGCCCTTGTCGGTCAGCTGCTTCTTTGCTTCGTCGAAGGTGCGGCCCTTCATCAGCGCTTCCGATTGGGCGAGAACGTTCGAGATCAGCAACTGGTGCTGATGGCGCAGTTCCGGCTCGAAAGCATTGGCGGCGATCATGAACTCGGCTGGGATGATGCTCGTGCCCTGGTGGATCAGCTGGTAGAAGGCGTGCTGGCCGTTGGTGCCGGGTTCGCCCCAGACGACCGGGCCGGAATTGCCCTCGACCGGCGTGCCGTCGATGGTGACGCCCTTGCCGTTCGATTCCATGTCGAGCTGCTGCAGATAGGCGGGAAAACGCGACAGCCGCTGATCGTAGGGCAGGATGGCGCGGGTGGAATAGCCGAGCACGTTGCGATGGTAGAAGCCGATCAGGCCGAGCAGCATCGGCAGGTTCTCGGTAATTGGTGCCTTACGGAAGTGATTGTCGATGGCATGGGCGCCATCGAGGAACTTGCCGAAATTAACCGGGCCGACGGCGATCATCAGCGGCAGGCCGATCGCCGACCAGATCGAGTAGCGGCCGCCGACCCAGTCCCAGAAGCCGAAGACGCGGGCGCTGTCGATGCCGAAGGCGGAAACCTTGTCGAGCGCCGTCGAGACGGCGGCGAAGTGGTGCTGCACAGCCACTTCGCCGAGCGCCTTGGCGATGAAATTGCGCGCCGTCTGCGCATTGGTCATCGTCTCCACGGTGGTGAAGGTCTTCGAGGCGACGATGAACAGCGTCGTCTCAGGCTGCACCAGCTTGAGGATATCGGCGATATGGGCGCCGTCGATGTTGGAGACGAAATGCGCCCGCGGGCCGTCATGGAAGGGGGCAAGCGCCAGCGTCGCCATCACCGGGCCGAGATCCGAGCCGCCGATGCCGATATTAATGACATCGGTGATCGTCTTGCCGGTGGCGCCCTTCAGCGTGCCCGAGCGGATGTCGTCGGCAAACTTGCCCATGGCAGAAAGCACGGAATTGACGTCGGGCATGACGTCCTTGCCGTCGACCAGAACCGGCGTGTTGGAACGGTTGCGCAGCGCGGTGTGCAGAACGGCGCGATCCTCGGTGAAATTGATCGCCTTGCCGGAGAACATCTCCTCGCGCTTCTTTTCGACGCCGCCCTCTTCGGCAAGCTTGACCAGCAGCTTGAGGATGTCGTCGTTCACCGCCGTCTTGGAAAAATCCATCAACAGGTCGTCAAGCGAAACCGAAAAGCGCGAAAAGCGCTCGGAATCGGAGGCGAAGGCGGCACGGATATCGGTTGCCTTGGTGGCATCAGCGGTGCTTTTCAGCTGTTCGACGATGGCGTTCATGGGAGGCTCCTCTGGAGGCGGAAAGGTTGCGGAAACTATTCGCTTTATCGGGCGCAAATCAAGTTCAGCCACCGCTCCAGATACAAAAAAGCCATCCGCGGCGAACGGATGGCCGTCAATTTCATGAGGTTGTTAAATTAGCCGCGCAGGTCCTTGCGCAGGATCTTACCAACAGGCGACTTCGGCAGCTCGGTGCGGAATTCGATGAAGCGCGGGCGTTTGTAGTTGGTGAGATTGGCGATGCAATGGGCTTTCACCTCGGCTTCCGTCAGCTTCGGGTCCTTCCGAACGACGAAGAGTTTGACCGCCTCGCCCGAATGCCCGTCCGGCACGCCGATCGCCGCCGCCTCGAGGATGCCGGCGTGCATGGCGGCGACTTCCTCGATCTCGTTCGGATAGACGTTGAAGCCGGAGACCAGGATCATATCCTTCTTGCGGTCGACGATCTTGGTAAAACCGCGGTCGTTCATGAAACCCATGTCGCCCGAGCGGAAATAGCCGTCCTCCGTCATCACCCGCGCCGTTTCCTCGGGCTTTTGCCAATAGCCGGCCATCACCTGCGGCCCGCGGATGCAGATCTCGCCGACGTCGCCGAGCGGCAGCGAATGGCCGTCCTCGTCGCGGATATCGAGGTCGGTGGAGGGCATCGGCAGGCCGATCGTGCCGGTGAACTCGGCCGAATCGAAACGGTTGGCGGTGGCAACCGGCGAGGTCTCGGAAAGGCCGTAGCCCTCCGTTACCGCCGTGCCGGTTATCTTAAGCCAGCGTTCGGCGACCGGGCGCTGCACGGCCATGCCGCCGCCAAGCGACATGATCAGCGGCGAGAAGTCGAGCTTGGCGAAATCGGCATTGTTCATCAGCGCGTTGAACAGCGTGTTGAGGCCGGGGAAGATATGCACGTCGGACTTGCCGAATTCCTTGACGAGGCCGGGAATGTCGCGCGGATTGGCGATCAGGATGTTGCGGGCGCCGAGCGACATGCCCATCAGCGAATTCACCGTCAGCGCGAAGATGTGGTAGAGCGGCAAAGCGCAGAGGAAATTCAGCACCTCGGGCTGCTTCTTGCGCTCGAAGGCCGAGCGGAGCCAAAGCGACAGCTGCAGCTTGTTGGCAAGCAGGTTTGCATGCGTCAGCACCGCGCCCTTGGCAACGCCGGTCGTGCCGCCGGTATATTGCAAAAAGGCGATATCGCTGCCCGCAAGCGTGACCGGCTCAAGGCTTTTCCTCGCGCCTTCCCGCAGCACCTGGCCGAAGCTCTTGTGCTCAGGGATCGACCAGGAGGGCACGAGCTTCTTCACCTTGCGCACGGTGAAATTGACGATCAGCCCCTTGATCCCCAGCATGTCACCGAGCGAGGTGACAACGACATGGCGGAGGTCGGTCTTGTTCAAGACCTGCTCGACCGTGCGGGCAAAATTCTCCAGCACGAAGATCGCCTTGGCGCCGGAATCGCGCAACTGGTGTTCGAGCTCGCGCGGCGTATAGAGCGGGTTGACGTTGACGACGACGAGGCCGGCCCGCAGGATGGCATAGGTCGCGACCGGGTTCTGTAAGACGTTCGGCATCATCACGGCGACGCGGTCGCCCTTCTCAAGGCCGGTGCTCTGCAGCCAGGCGGCGACCTTGCGCGTCTGGCTCTCCAACGCGCGATAACTCATTGCCTTGCCCATGCTGGCAAAAGCGGTCCGGTCGGCGTAGCGGGCACAGGATTTTTCCAGCAGTTCCGCCAGCGAGGCATATTCCAGCGGCGGGAGTTCGGCCGGAACCATATCGGGATAGGCGGCAAGCCAGGGTTTCTCAGGCCTGGCGCCGTTCGGATGGACGGAAATGCTGTTCATCGTGTCTCTCTCCCCTGCTGCCGCCGCGCCGACGATCGGTCGGCAGATCGACCGGAAAGATCCTCCATCTTCCAGTCCGGCAGCTTATGCCATTGCTCGAATGGTTCAAGCCGAATTGAAGCTATACTAACCTTGACGTAAACGTCAATAATGGCCCGTTCGAGCAGCGGAACTTTGAGTCTAGCGCCACGTTGTCTAGGTACCCCCGTGAGGAACCAAAGGAGATGCACAATGCTCAATCAGGAAACTGACGCCAACCGCGGTGATCCGAACGCGAAGAGCACGCATTCGCTAATCGCCAGCGACCGCGTCGAGGGCACCCGTGTCTACGGCGCCGATGGCAGGCATATCGGCTCGATCGAACGTCTGATCATCGGCAAGCTCGACGGCCGCGTCGCCTATGCCGTGCTGAGCTTCGGCGGCTTCCTCGGCATCGGTCACGATCACTATCCGCTACCCTGGGAAAAGCTCAACTACGACACCAAGCTGGATGGCTATCGCATCGACCTGACCAAGGAACAGATCGAAGGCGCACCGAGCTATTCGGACGATGACGACAGCTGGTACAACGACAATGGCCGCCGGGTCTATGACTACTACGGCGTGCCGCCCTACTGGATGTAATCTCGTTCGATAGGCCGAATTGGAAGGGCTCCGCGGATGCGGGGCCTTTTTGGCGTGCTGTTGTCGGTGGACGTTGACGAGGGACGGAGAGGCTGCGGCATATCCCCTTCGCCCCGCAAGCGTGGGTCCGAAGGACGGGTCGAGACCCGTGGCTCGACCCCGGTCGGTGCCGGCAGGCGGATGAGGGGCTGCGTTTTACTCCCCCGCAACAAGATCATTGGCCGACCGCAACACTATCCCGATCGTAATGTCTTCAGCGACGATCACCTTCGCCGTCTTCACCGCAAACACATGGCTCTCGCCCGGCAGCAGCGTTACCAGCATCGAATCGACGACGGCATCCGGGTCCAGCCGATCCGCCATCAGGCAGAGATCCTTCAGGAAACTCTCAGCCGTTACCGCAACCGCAAAGCCGCCATCGATCGCGCTGACACCGACGCTCAGCCGCGGCGCCGGCAGGGCAAGCGCGATATCCTCGACGAAATAGTGAAAAGCCCGCCTGTCGAGCATCTCGACGACGATGACCTCGTCCTTCGGTACGTTGGGCCTGACGATATCTTCGGGCAGCGGAAATTCCTTGGCCTCGAAACGGTCGCAGAGCAGCCGCCAGAATTCGAATTCGGCAAGCACCGTGCCGTCGAGCCTCAGGCGTTTGCCACTGATCTTCGCCCGCCAGAACAATGTGCGCTCATTGACCGCCACCGCCGCCAGCCCGTCGCCACGCGGCTGGATCGTCAGCAGGCGTGGATCATAGGCGGCCTTCAGCGCATACCAGAGCGGCTTGCGGCGGCCGGCTGAATCCAGCGCCGCCCATGACGTCACCGGCCAGCAGTCGTTGAACTGCCAGACCACCGCGCCCTTGCAGATATCGCGGTGAGACCGCATGTGCTCGACGCCGAAGCGGATGGCGCGGGCCTGGTTGAGCTGGGTGGCGAAGTGCCAGTCGTCCATGGTCTGCGGCTCCGGCAGGTGACCGGCGAGGCCGCGGATCAGCTTGTCATTGCCTTGGGTGGCCTTCTGATGGTGAAAGACGCCGTTCGATTGCGGCGTCAGCGGTGCGTCATGCACGCTCTCTTCGATCGTCGCCCAGGCAGCCGGCGCCTGCCAGCCGAATTCGGAGCAGAAGCGCGGGATATAGTTGCGGTAGACCTCGTAGCCGACATCGTTCCACACGTCCCAGATATGTTTGCAGCCATGGCCGTCGGCATTGGGTTCGATCTCCATCGAGCCGGAATAGGGGCTGCCGGGATAATAGGGCCGCTCGGGATCGAGTTCGGCGCAAAGCCTCGGCAGCAGGTCGAGATAATAGCCGAGCCCCCAGCTTTCGCCCGCCTTGATGATCGGCCGCCAGCCCCATTCGTCGAAGCCCCAGATGTTCTCGTTATTGCCGTTCCAGAGAATCAGTGAGGCATGCGGCATCAACCGCACGACATTGTCGCGCACTTCAGCCTCGACCTCGCTTCTCAGCGGCTCCTCCTCCGGATAGGCGGCGCAGGCAAAGAGGAAATCCTGCCAGACCAGCATGCCCATGCGGTCGCAGGCTTCGTAGAATTCATCGCGCTCGAAAATGCCCCCGCCCCAGACGCGCAGCATATGGATATTGGCGGCCTTCGCCTCGTCGATTCCAGCAGCATACCGCTCGGCCGTCACCCGGGAGGGAAAACAATCGTCGGGAATCCAGTTCGCGCCCGCGATGAACAGCGGCACGTCGTTGATGACGAAGGTGAAGGCCGAGCCGTGCGCGTCGGCCGAGGTGTCGAGCCGCAAAGAGCGGAAACCAAGTTCACGTTGATGGCTGTCGAGCAGGTCGCTGCTGGCATCGTCGACGAGCTCAAGCGTCAGGGGATAGAGCGGCTGCGCGCCGAGATGATGCGGCCACCAGAGTTTTGGCGAGGGAAGGACAAGCTCGAAGACGACCTCGTCTTCCCCAGGGTCGATCGTAACCGTCTTAGTCATGCCGCCGATTGCGGCGACAAGCTTGCAGCCCGCCTTATCGCCATGCCGCGCGATCCTGGCATGGATCTTGACCAGTCCGTCGCCGCCGGCAAGCGTGGCCGACACCCGTGCCTCGGCAAGCCGCGCCCGATCCCAGCTTTCCAGCCGCACGGGTTTCCAGAGGCCCGCCGTCACCAGCGTCGGCCCCCAGTCCCAGCCGAAATTGCAGGCCATCTTGCGCATCAGATTGCCCGGTCCCGGATAATTGTTGGGACGGTAGCCGTAATGTTTCTCCATCTCCGCGCCATAGGCATAGGCGGAACGAAAGGTAACGCTGAGGTCGTTCTGGCCAACCTTCAGCAATCTCGAAACATCGAAACGAAAGGTGCGGTTCATATTGAATGTGCGGCCGATCTCTTCGCCGTTGAGCGCGATCGTCGCGATCGCATCGAGCCCGTCGAAGACCAGCTCCTGCACCCTGCCATCGTCGGGCGTTGCCTCGAAGCGGCAGCGATAGCTCCAGTCGGCTTTGCCGACCCAGTCATTGGTGATCTCGTTGACGTCGATATAGGGATCGGCGATCAGCCGGCTGGCGAGAAGGTCGAGATGCACACAGCCCGGCACCGTTGCGGCGATGGCATCAGGCAGGCCGGGTCTTGCTGTATCGTTGCAGGAGAGCGTCCAGCCGGAATTCAGCGTGGTCTTCTCGATCATGGATGGCTCCTGATTATGCCGCTCGAAACTGTCGGATGAGGTGTTTTGGGAAGGGTGCCGCCGCGATCGGGGCCGGCGTCAGATCTGTCAGAGAAACCGGCCGTGGCGCTGCAGCACCTCGATCTTATAGCCGTCCGGATCGCTGATGAAGAAGAACAGGCCGAAGAGCTTGCCGTCACGGTTGAGCTCTACCAGTTCGCCCGGCTTCAGCCTCAGTTTCGACAGCCGTTCGCGCTCGACCGCCACCTCTTCGACGGAGATGGCGAGATGGCCATAGCCATTGCCCAGATCGTAGGGCGCGGTCCGGCCCTTGTTGACCGTCAATTCCAGCTCGAAGCCGGTCTCGGCATTGCTCAGATAGATCAACGTGAAGGTGTCGAAATCGACGCGGTCGGCGACCGAAAGGCCGAATGCCTTGCCGTAGAACTCGACCGAGCGCGCCTCGTCGAGAATACGGATCATCGAGTGGATCATCTTCGCCAAGTCTGCCTCCCACTGCACTACAGCGCCGCGCGTCTCTTTAGACGAGCAAAGGACGCTGTAGCACTTTGAATTACTGCATAATTCCTTAAATCGGAATCGATTTAAGGGAATTATGCAGTAGTCACGGCAGTCTTGGTACTCGTCCTCTTACGCCGTGCGCAAGCCGATTCTTCGCGTGATCGCCCCTTCGACCATGCCCATGGCGTCATAGATCAGCACCGCCATCAGGCCGACGATCAGCCCGCCCTGCAGGATGAAGGCGGTATTGTCGGAAATCAGCCCGGCGATGATCACCTCGCCGAGGCCCTTTGCCGCAACCGTCGAGCCGATCGTCGCCGTGCCGATATTGATCACGGTCGCGACCTTCAGCCCTTCGAGGATCAGCGGCAGGGCGAGGGGCAGCTCGACGCGGAGCAGCCGCTGGGTGCCGTTCATGCCCATGCCGTCGGCGGCATCGAGAACCTGCGGCGACACCTGCTTCAGGCCGGCGACGGTATTTTCGAAAATCGGCAGCAGGCCGTAGAGAAACAGTGCGATCAGCGTCGGCATGGCGCCGAAGCCGGTGGCGGGAACCGCGAGTGCCAGCACCGCAACCGGCGGAAAGGTCTGCCCGGCATTGGCGATGGCGCGCGACAACGGCAGAAAGTCGGCGCCGCTTTCGCGGGTGACGAAGATGCCGCCGACAACGGCGAGCACCGCGCTGCAGGCGATCGATCCGATGACCAGTTGCAGATGGCCGGCGGCCAGCGAGGCGAGGCTGTTCTGCGTATAGACGGCGGGCGCATTGTTGTTGGTCAGCGGCACGAGTAGGAAGGAAAGCCATTCCGTCCTGAACAGCAGGATGAGCAGCAATACCAGCGCCGCCAGGCGGAAGAGATTGGCGACGATGAGTTTCATGCCTTGCGGCCCAGTTCGAGAAGCCGCGTCATCGAGATCGATCCCACCGGCGCTTTCTCGCCGTCCTGCACCGTAGCCTCGTCGACGCCCTGCCAGATCATTTCGGCCAGCGCGTCGCGCAGGCTGAGCGACTGCGGCAAGGCATAGGCGAGGCCGCTCTTGGCCGGTTCCATGCTCTCCTTCAGCGGCAGCAGCGACATCAGCTTCAGCGCCCGGTCGGAGGTGCCGGTCAATTGCTGAACGAAGGGATCGGCGGGTTCGGTGAGGATCTTTTCCGGCGTCGAGCATTGCAGCAATCTGCCCTCACTCATCACCGCGATCTGATTGCCGAGATGGAAGGCCTCGTCCATGTCGTGGGTGACGAGAATAACCGTGGTGCCGAACTGCTTCTGGATCGCCAGGAGATCGTCCTGCGCCTTGCCGCGGATGACCGGATCGAGCGCCCCGAACGGTTCGTCCATCAGCAGCAGTTCCGGCTCAGCCGCCAGCGCCCGGGCGACGCCGACGCGCTGCTGCTGCCCGCCGGAGAGCTGGTGCGGATATTTGTCGGCGAAACTCGCCGGATCGAGGTTGAAAAGCCCGAGCAGTTCCTCGACGCGGGCCGCGATCCGGGTCGAATCCCAATCGAGAAGCTGCGGCACCGTGGCGATATTCTGCGCCACGGTGCGGTGTGGAAACAGGCCGTGTCCCTGGATGGCATAGCCGATCCTGCGGCGAAGCTCGGTCACCTCGACGTCAATGACATTCTGCCCGCCGACGAAAATCTCGCCCGCGGTGATCGGCACCAGCCGGTTGATCATCCGCATCAGTGTCGATTTGCCGGAGCCCGAGGTGCCGACGATGACGGTGATCTCACCCTTCTCGACGCGCATCGAGACATTGTCGACGACGGTGGCCGCGCCATAGCGTTTGGTGACGTTCCTGATCTCGATCATGCTCATGCGGCGGATCCCCGGATGCTGTCGATGACCGCATCGAGGATGACGGCCGATGAGAAGGCGAAGAACACGGTCGGCACGGCGCCGAGCAGGACGAGGTCCATGGCCGTCTGGCCGAGCCCCTGGAAGATGAAGATGCCGAAGCCGCCGCCGCCGATCAGCGCCGCGATCGTCACCATGCCGATTGCCTGCACCAGCACGATGCGGATGCCGGTGAGGATGACGGGAAAGGCAAGCGGCATGTCGATGCCGGTGAGGATCTGCCGTTGCGTCAGCCCCATGCCGGCCGCAGCATCCCGCACCGAGGGATCGACGCCCTCGAGGCCGACGACGGTGTTGGCGACGATCGGCAGCAGCGAATAGAGCACCAGCGCGATCAAGGCCGGCGCCGTGCCG
This Rhizobium sp. NZLR1 DNA region includes the following protein-coding sequences:
- a CDS encoding orotate phosphoribosyltransferase; this translates as MIQTTFPDRAVMAELVAKMLWEIKAVHFNAGAPYKLASGMASPVYIDCRKLLSFPRIRSTVMDFAASTLLRDAGFEQFDCIAGGETAGIPFAALLADRLGLPMIYVRKQPKGHGRNAQIEGNMPEGSRVLVIEDLTTAGGSMFKFIEAVRAAGGVVDHGIALFFYGIFGDQRFADGKVRLHHIATWRNVLAVAKAQKLFDDKTLEEVEAFLDAPLAWSGRNGGVSELSL
- a CDS encoding carbohydrate kinase — protein: MILCCGEALIDMLPRDTTLGEKGFAPYAGGAIFNTAIALGRLGIPTAFFTGIADDMMGEILLATLKAANVDYSPCAITPRPSTIAFVKLVNGQATYAFYDEGTAGRMITEADLPILGDDCEALHFGAISLIPSPCGETYEALLDREAASRVISLDPNIRPGFIKDKPAHMARIKRMAAKSDIVKFSDEDLDWFGLTGDHDTLAAHWLNHGAKLVVITKGAEGASGYTKERKVTVPSQRVTVVDTVGAGDTFDAGVLASLKMDNLLTKAQVASLDEQALRNALTLGAKAAAVTVSRAGANPPWAHEIGL
- a CDS encoding alpha-hydroxy acid oxidase; translation: MRLTDCYNFHDFRRMAKRRLPGPIFDYIDGAADDEVTYRRNTAAFENCDLVPDVLRGVAEVDMSVTVMGQKLAMPVYCSPTALQRLFHHQGERAVAAAAAKHGTMFGVSSLGTISLEEARQISDGPQIYQFYFHKDRGLNHEMMARAKNAGVQAMMLTVDSITGGNRERDKRTGFAIPFKLNLAGMTQFAIKPSWAIDWLTHERFRLPQLENHVKMDGGSLSISRYFTEMLDPSMSWDDVAEMVRAWDGQFCLKGIMSVEDAKRAVEIGCTGIVLSNHGGRQLDGSRSAFDQLAEIVDAVGDRIDVMMDGGVQRGTHVLKALSLGAKAVGLGRYYLFPLAAAGQPGVERALQTMRTEIERDMKLMGCTTVSQLSRRNLRFRS
- the pgi gene encoding glucose-6-phosphate isomerase codes for the protein MNAIVEQLKSTADATKATDIRAAFASDSERFSRFSVSLDDLLMDFSKTAVNDDILKLLVKLAEEGGVEKKREEMFSGKAINFTEDRAVLHTALRNRSNTPVLVDGKDVMPDVNSVLSAMGKFADDIRSGTLKGATGKTITDVINIGIGGSDLGPVMATLALAPFHDGPRAHFVSNIDGAHIADILKLVQPETTLFIVASKTFTTVETMTNAQTARNFIAKALGEVAVQHHFAAVSTALDKVSAFGIDSARVFGFWDWVGGRYSIWSAIGLPLMIAVGPVNFGKFLDGAHAIDNHFRKAPITENLPMLLGLIGFYHRNVLGYSTRAILPYDQRLSRFPAYLQQLDMESNGKGVTIDGTPVEGNSGPVVWGEPGTNGQHAFYQLIHQGTSIIPAEFMIAANAFEPELRHQHQLLISNVLAQSEALMKGRTFDEAKKQLTDKGMDGKKADFIAPHRVFTGNRPSITFVYDKLTPYALGRLIALYEHRVFVEGVLFRINSFDQWGVELGKELATGLLPVVEGKESAASHDSSTQGLVAALAKLAK
- a CDS encoding long-chain fatty acid--CoA ligase, with the translated sequence MNSISVHPNGARPEKPWLAAYPDMVPAELPPLEYASLAELLEKSCARYADRTAFASMGKAMSYRALESQTRKVAAWLQSTGLEKGDRVAVMMPNVLQNPVATYAILRAGLVVVNVNPLYTPRELEHQLRDSGAKAIFVLENFARTVEQVLNKTDLRHVVVTSLGDMLGIKGLIVNFTVRKVKKLVPSWSIPEHKSFGQVLREGARKSLEPVTLAGSDIAFLQYTGGTTGVAKGAVLTHANLLANKLQLSLWLRSAFERKKQPEVLNFLCALPLYHIFALTVNSLMGMSLGARNILIANPRDIPGLVKEFGKSDVHIFPGLNTLFNALMNNADFAKLDFSPLIMSLGGGMAVQRPVAERWLKITGTAVTEGYGLSETSPVATANRFDSAEFTGTIGLPMPSTDLDIRDEDGHSLPLGDVGEICIRGPQVMAGYWQKPEETARVMTEDGYFRSGDMGFMNDRGFTKIVDRKKDMILVSGFNVYPNEIEEVAAMHAGILEAAAIGVPDGHSGEAVKLFVVRKDPKLTEAEVKAHCIANLTNYKRPRFIEFRTELPKSPVGKILRKDLRG
- a CDS encoding PRC-barrel domain-containing protein encodes the protein MLNQETDANRGDPNAKSTHSLIASDRVEGTRVYGADGRHIGSIERLIIGKLDGRVAYAVLSFGGFLGIGHDHYPLPWEKLNYDTKLDGYRIDLTKEQIEGAPSYSDDDDSWYNDNGRRVYDYYGVPPYWM